One window of the Lacerta agilis isolate rLacAgi1 chromosome 17, rLacAgi1.pri, whole genome shotgun sequence genome contains the following:
- the LOC117061415 gene encoding claw keratin-like has translation MTFGYGHCGFTCESQCPPHHVLIQPPPFCITVPGPIMSCADDSCAVSTDAPCCGYGGYGGYGGYGGYGGYGGYGGYGGYGGYGGWGGRGCCGGYGGWGGWGGRGYGSWGGYGGWGGRGCRSGCWGW, from the coding sequence ATGACTTTCGGCTACGGACACTGCGGCTTCACTTGCGAATCGCAATGCCCCCCACACCACGTGTTGATCCAGCCTCCCCCCTTCTGCATCACCGTCCCGGGACCCATCATGAGCTGCGCTGACGATTCATGCGCCGTGTCAACTGATGCACCTTGCTGTGGCTATGGGGGCTATGGAGGCTATGGGGGCTATGGAGGCTATGGGGGCTATGGCGGCTATGGCGGCTATGGCGGCTATGGCGGCTATGGGGGCTGGGGTGGCCGTGGATGTTGTGGCGGCTATGGGGGCTGGGGCGGCTGGGGCGGCCGCGGCTATGGCAGCTGGGGTGGTTATGGAGGCTGGGGTGGCCGTGGATGCCGTTCTGGTTGCTGGGGGTGGTGA